Proteins from a single region of Echeneis naucrates chromosome 14, fEcheNa1.1, whole genome shotgun sequence:
- the h2ax1 gene encoding H2A.X variant histone family member 1: MSGRGKTGGKARAKAKSRSSRAGLQFPVGRVHRLLRKGNYAERVGAGAPVYLAAVLEYLTAEILELAGNAARDNKKTRIIPRHLQLAVRNDEELNKLLGGVTIAQGGVLPNIQAVLLPKKTEKPAKSK; encoded by the coding sequence ATGTCTGGCAGAGGGAAAACCGGAGGCAAAGCCCGGGCGAAGGCCAAATCTCGGTCATCCCGCGCCGGACTCCAGTTCCCGGTGGGTCGAGTTCACCGGCTACTGCGCAAGGGCAACTATGCCGAGCGAGTTGGCGCCGGGGCCCCGGTGTACTTAGCGGCCGTGCTGGAGTATCTGACCGCTGAGATCCTTGAGCTGGCGGGCAACGCGGCTAGGGACAATAAGAAAACCAGGATCATCCCACGGCATCTCCAGCTGGCGGTGCGCAACGACGAGGAGCTCAACAAGCTGCTGGGAGGTGTGACCATCGCTCAGGGAGGAGTGCTGCCCAACATCCAGGCTGTCCTCCTCCCCAAGAAAACGGAAAAACCAGccaaaagcaaataa
- the hist2h2l gene encoding histone H2B 3 encodes MPDPAKSAPAPKKGSKKAVTKTQKKGDKKRRKSRKESYAIYVYKVLKQVHPDTGISSKAMGIMNSFVNDIFERIAGEASRLAHYNKRSTITSREIQTAVRLLLPGELAKHAVSEGTKAVTKYTSSK; translated from the coding sequence ATGCCTGATCCTGCAAAATCGGCCCCTGCCCCCAAGAAGGGCTCTAAGAAGGCTGTGACCAAAACTCAgaagaaaggagacaaaaagcGCCGCAAAAGTAGGAAAGAAAGCTACGCCATTTACGTGTACAAGGTGCTGAAGCAAGTGCACCCAGATACTGGGATCTCCTCCAAGGCCATGGGCATCATGAACTCCTTCGTCAACGACATCTTCGAGCGTATCGCTGGGGAAGCATCACGCCTGGCGCATTACAACAAGAGATCCACCATCACCTCCAGAGAGATCCAGACCGCCGTCCGCCTGCTGCTGCCCGGGGAGCTGGCCAAACACGCCGTGTCCGAGGGCACCAAGGCCGTGACCAAGTACACTAGCTCCAAATAG